The Arachis hypogaea cultivar Tifrunner chromosome 14, arahy.Tifrunner.gnm2.J5K5, whole genome shotgun sequence genome has a segment encoding these proteins:
- the LOC112741895 gene encoding subtilisin-like protease SBT2.6: MRLVEFWCIFIIIILANILEPGKAEVYIVTVEGEPIISYTGGIDGFEATAVESDEKIDTTSELVTSYARHLEKRHDMLLEMLFDAGTYTKLYSYRHLINGFAVHLSPEQAETLRHAPGVKSVVRDWKVKRLTTHTPQFLGLPTGVWPTGGGYDRAGENIVIGFVDSGIYPHHPSFVTYNTEPYGPLPTYRGKCEVDPETKRSFCNGKIIGAQHFAQAAIAAGAFNPIVDFASPLDGDGHGSHTASIAAGRNGIPVRMHGHEFGKASGMAPRARIAVYKALYRLFGGFIADVVAAIDQAVHDGVDILSLSVGPNSPPATTKTTYLNPFDATLLGAVKAGVFVAQAAGNGGPFPKTLVSYSPWIASVAAAIDDRRYKNHLTLGDGKILAGIGLSPSTHFNQSYTLVAANDVVLDSSVMKYNPTDCQRPELLNKNLIKGNILLCGYSFNFVVGSASIKKVSETAKSLGAAGFVLCVETVSPGAKFDPVPVGIPGIVIADVSKSKELIDYYKISTPRDWTGRVKSFKGTGKIGDGLMPILHKSAPQVALFSARGPNIKDFNFQEADLLKPDILAPGSLIWGAWSLNGTDEPNYIGEGFAMISGTSMAAPHIAGIAALIKQKHPHWSPAAIKSALMTTSTTLDRAGNPILAQQYSETQAMKLVKATPFDYGSGHVNPRDALDPGLIFDAGYNDYLGFLCTTPGIDIHEIKNYTNTPCNNTMGNPANLNSPSVTVSHLVRTRVVTRTVTNVAGEEETYVNTARMDPAVAIEVNPPAMTIRPGASRKFTVTLTVRSVTGTYSFGEVLMKGSRGHKVRIPVLANGYSR, from the exons ATGAGGTTGGTGGAGTTTTGgtgtatatttataataattatattggcCAATATTCTTGAACCTGGGAAGGCAGAGGTTTATATAGTAACCGTTGAAGGTGAGCCTATCATAAGTTACACCGGCGGTATCGATGGGTTTGAAGCTACTGCTGTGGAATCTGATGAGAAGATCGATACCACAAG TGAATTGGTCACTTCTTATGCACGCCACCTTGAGAAAAGACATGATATGCTACTTGAAATGTTGTTTGATGCTGGGACGTACACAAAACTCTATAGCTATCGACATCTTATAAATGGGTTTGCTGTGCATCTTTCCCCAGAGCAG GCAGAAACTCTTAGACATGCTCCTGGTGTTAAATCTGTTGTGAGGGACTGGAAAGTGAAGAGACTTACAACACATACACCACAATTTTTGGGGCTTCCAACTGGAGTGTGGCCGACAGGAGGTGGCTATGATCGAGCCGGAGAAAACATAGTGATTGGATTTGTGGACTCTGGGATATATCCTCACCATCCCAGCTTTGTCACTTATAATACTGAACCATATGGGCCACTTCCAACGTATAGAGGAAAATGTGAAGTTGACCCGGAGACTAAGAGAAGTTTCTGTAATGGGAAGATTATAGGAGCACAGCATTTTGCTCAAGCTGCAATAGCTGCTGGGGCATTTAACCCTATAGTTGATTTTGCTTCTCCTTTGGACGGGGATGGGCATGGAAG TCATACTGCCTCTATTGCGGCTGGAAGAAATGGAATTCCTGTGAGGATGCATGGACATGAATTTGGGAAAGCAAGTGGAATGGCTCCTCGTGCCAG GATTGCTGTGTACAAAGCACTCTATAGACTCTTTGGAGGTTTCATTGCAGATGTAGTTGCTGCAATTGATCAG GCTGTACATGATGGGGTTGATATACTCAGCCTTTCTGTTGGACCCAACAGTCCTCCAGCAACCACCAAAACCACTTATTTAAACCCATTTGATGCTACGCTTCTTGGAGCTGTGAAAGCTGGTGTCTTTGTTGCACAGGCTGCCGGAAATGGTGGCCCCTTTCCTAAGACTTTAGTTTCGTATAGTCCATGGATAGCATCCGTAGCTGCAGCAATTGATGATCGTAGATATAAAAATCATCTGACTCTTGGAGATGGTAAAATCTTGGCTGGAATTGGTCTATCAC CTTCTACACATTTTAACCAATCATACACATTAGTTGCTGCAAATGATGTTGTGCTAGACTCCTCAGTTATGAAGTACAATCCCACGGATTGCCAGAGACCTGAACTTCTAAACAAGAACTTGATAAAGGGGAACATTCTTCTTTGTGGTTATTCTTTCAACTTTGTAGTTGGTTCTGCATCAATAAAAAAGGTTTCAGAAACAGCGAAGTCTCTTGGTGCAGCTGGATTTGTTCTCTGTGTTGAAACTGTTTCTCCTGGAGCAAAATTTGATCCAGTCCCTGTTGGCATTCCTGGGATTGTTATCGCAGATGTCAGCAAGTCAAAG GAACTAATAGATTATTATAAAATCTCCACTCCAAGAGACTGGACTGGAAGGGTGAAGAGTTTCAAAGGTACTGGAAAAATTGGGGATGGTTTGATGCCTATTCTTCATAAGTCTGCACCACAGGTGGCTTTATTCTCTGCAAGAGGACCAAATATAAAGGACTTTAATTTCCAAGAGGCAGATCTTCTCAAGCCAGATATATTGGCACCGGGATCATTAATTTGGGGTGCTTGGTCTCTAAATGGAACTGATGAACCAAATTATATTG GAGAGGGATTTGCCATGATATCTGGAACTAGCATGGCTGCTCCACATATAGCCGGCATTGCGGCTCTCATAAAGCAGAAACATCCACATTGGAGCCCTGCCGCCATCAAATCAGCCTTGATGACGACATCAACAACTCTAGACAGAGCAGGAAATCCTATTCTAGCACAGCAATATTCTGAAACACAGGCGATGAAGCTAGTAAAAGCTACTCCTTTTGATTATGGGAGTGGACATGTTAATCCAAGAGATGCTTTGGACCCTGGGCTAATCTTTGATGCAG GATACAATGATTATCTAGGGTTCTTGTGCACAACACCCGGCATCGACATTCATGAGATAAAGAATTATACAAACACACCATGCAACAACACAATGGGCAACCCAGCAAATCTAAACAGTCCTTCCGTTACAGTCTCCCATCTAGTAAGAACTCGAGTTGTCACCCGAACCGTCACAAATGTTGCAGGGGAAGAAGAAACATATGTGAATACAGCTAGAATGGACCCTGCAGTTGCCATTGAAGTCAATCCTCCAGCAATGACCATCAGACCAGGCGCATCGCGTAAGTTTACCGTGACACTAACAGTTCGGTCAGTGACCGGAACCTATAGCTTTGGTGAGGTTTTGATGAAAGGGAGCAGAGGTCACAAGGTGAGGATCCCTGTTCTGGCCAATGGATACTCAAGATAG